The Mobula birostris isolate sMobBir1 chromosome 16, sMobBir1.hap1, whole genome shotgun sequence genome contains the following window.
GTAACATTGCAGGAGCTTAGAGGGAATGCGATAGTGAATTAGTGGCAGGCACCAGAAGCTCAGTTACTCCTGTGGAGTGAGTGCACAACTCTGCAAAGTTATCACCCCATCTCTGCTTGGTGGGTCTTCATTTTATTTTCCACCTTGAAAACCAAAGTGGATGATTTAATTGTGTTTCAATGCAGATGGTTTGGTCCCAAAGTGGAACACTTCACACAAGCCAATTCTCTGCTCTAATTTTCAGCTGGTTTATTTCCTTTTGAATCTTTTGACAATATACTATCCAAAACTCCTCCAATTTTTGTCATTTGCAAAGTTACTGATCATCTTACCTTCATTGCATTGAAATAATCTGAGGCCTCAACACTaatccttgtggggcaccacgagtcacaggcctcctgtcagataaacaccctccatcactaccctgtGTCCTcaatggattcaaaattggcttggccaGTCCACCAAGTCACTGCGGTCTCCATCTGTTTTGATCTTTGGGATTAGTCTACCATGGAGCCTTGTTGAAACCATGTTTAAAATCCATATATATAGCATGTGCTTCCCTGCACCTTTACCACTTTCCTTAAAACTCAAGTCAACTTGGTAAGGCATGACCTCCCCTGCATAAATGTCATAATGACTGTGGTCAAAGGGAGAGAAATTCTGCTCTAAAATTTTTATTTCTATAATGTTATGGCCTGTGGAAATGCTTTATGGCATTCTTAAAGTGATTTGCGTGCTTGGTCAAAGGGATTTCTCTTAACGTGTCAGTTAAAAGAATATACAGTGGgaatgggtgtgtgggtgtgtgtggggggggagggggggaatgcaGGATCCAGTGCATGAATTGCTCTCAGTTCGTACCTCTGGAATAATCAACTGCAATTGGAGGTCTCCAACCTTGCTTAGCCGGTAACGCTACCTTTGTCGTTACCTTACCCCACACTGTGCACCGTTTTAGTTATTGCAATGGCATTTAATTGTTATTCATCCGAGTTTGTTAGActtctgcttgcatttacataAATCCTGTAAACAACTTGTTGACTTGTATAATATTTACCATGTTTGCATATTTTAAAAAGTCAACTAATCATTTGCATTTCATATTCCCTGCCTTTAAGTGAACTCAATTCATCCCCTTTGCTCCTGCTGAGCAATTGATTTAAATACGTTAATTTAAGATGGGGCTGGTGAGATATTTCCTCatagttgagagagagagaaaaaggaaggGGATATTATCCAGCAGTTGTGCATTTCCCAACTGAAGTTTGAGAATTCGCCAGGTCCTTATTAGCCTAGGAAACAAGGTTATCTTTCAGTGGTGTATAAAGGAAAGCATAACCCTTCCAAACTTCACCTAAAATTTTGATTTGATTCTGGAAATTAACAAACTTCCCCTTTCACTGGTAATTTATGGTATTTTCTGCATGAGTAGTGGCAGTGAGTAGCCACGTATGAACTAATGTACAGGGGAAACTAATGCAGTTTTTAATGCTGCTTTTTAAAATTCTGGGTTTTTATCAAGTATTTATCAAACAAAATATGACCACTGACACAGGGACATTAAGAATGATAACTGAAAGCTTGGTCAAAGCAGCAGTGTTTAGGGGTTTGGAGCAGTGGGGAGGCTGGGTTCCTTTGTTTAGCCATGAGTGTCATTGTTGGAATGATCACTGTTGAGGATGTCTCAAGTAGAATTGATTATCTTGAAGCCTGTATCACTAGTGAAGACTGGAGATGGGAATGAACAAAGCCATTGAGTTTTTAAAAGATGGATTGCATTACTTATCAGGAAAAAAAGAATCACCTTTTGGGGAACAATGTGGtgatcaatgaatatgttgtgagTTTGGTGCCTTGCATAGCTTTGAATGATCTCATCTTCATGAAGGAAAGAAGAGTTTTAGAATGATCATGTCAAGATGAATAATCATGGCCCAGAATTTCAAGTAGATAAATTGTGGTATGGTTTTAATATCTCACATGATCGAAAATAGTGAAAAGTTCTGCATGCCACTCAGATTGATCAAGTTGTACATATAAGGGGCAGAGTGAAGTAAGATCATTAGAGGTGGATGTAGAAGCCTCAGTGTTGTGGAAGTTATGGCTTAAATATGATAGCAGGGTTAAGAACCATCTGGTTCAGTCTTCAACAATTCTCAATGCAAGTGCTGAGATTGGAACTAGAGAAATGTATTTCATTGGTTGAAAAATTACTTAAGGATGTCCAACAAACTTCCATAAGTTAGGGAATGATATTGTCAGTACTCATGGACTACAACTGAATGAATCAAAATAAATATGGGTGACCATGGTCTGGACAGCAAAATAGTGAAGAAGAGGTGTAGGAGGATGATGGTCTAGTCACATACTAAAGAAGGCATGCAGGTTGAGAGGAACAGGGAGTCGATTGAAATTTCTTTTGGCAATTCATGAATGCAAGCCAATTGACCTCTTGTAAAAGGGCAGTTCAGCTGGTGCTGTTTTCTTAGCAGTTTTTTCTGAGCAGTATACAAGATTTCCAGTGCTATCAAAAATAAGCTGTTCAATTTAACTTTCTTTTATTGGCAGGTTTATGAATCCATTGGAAATCATCCTAGGAGGAGCAGTGGTAACAGTGATTTTCATGGGCTCTGTGTGGGCCTCAGAAAATAAGGCAACAATCGGTAACTTCAAGCGCCAGCACCCAACTTTCTTTGTTTTGGCCATTCTAATGATGAGctactttttcatttccataATCGGGGGTGTGATGGTTTTCTTGCTTGGAATCACACTACCACTATTTTGTAAGTATTATGTGTTTATTTGATATGTTGAACTTTGACAAATTTTAACCATCGCATAAAGGAACCCGTGCATGATTATTGATAAATGCAGTATCTACATTGAGTCAGTAGATTCTCCATCTTGAGCTCTACTGGTGCAAAATTTAATCAGGGTTCTGACTGTATATTAATTTACATGGATAGTAGGTGTTTAAAGGCTGGACTTTGTTTtctcctcttctttcttccacaAATGCTGGTTGAATTCTaaacttaatttatttttttttggttGGACAGAGCTGAGATTCCATTTATTTatgcaataactttaataatcTCGTGCATCCCTAATTTTCTAATAATAAAAAGAACAATTGCTGCTGTGAAACAATGCTAATTACAGTCTTGGTATTGGCAACAcgatgaccactttgcactacaatggattTACTTTATTTTTGTAGAACTATGTTAAATGTGGATTTTTTTTGGTGAAATTTGTCTCTAATGCTATATGCCTATAATGCTGTTGTAAGTAATTTACATTATACCTGTGCATACTTGTACCTATGATAATCTCAGCTTGGACTATAAAAGTTCATGTCAGTTGCTTCAAATCAGACCTAGAAATGTGAAGAATGTATTCTTGTATAATGTTAAAGAGACTTGCAGGCCATTGTGCATGGGTCCTTCAAAAATACACAAACCTTGTGTGTTTATTTTGTTACCAGAAGTTCAAATTGGAGATGATAGTGAATTAGTACCAATCTACAAGTCATGCTCTGGTATACACTGCTGTGCAAGTCCTTAAAATCAAAAATTAACTAAAACTTGTGCTTTTCTCAGTAATATTCGTGCATTCCTCTCTACGGCTTCGGAACCTTCAGAATAAGTTTGAGAACAAGATGGAAGAGATCGGACTTAAGAAAACTCCCATGGGAATCTTACTGAATGCCCTTGGTCAGGAGCAGGAGCAGATTTCTAAAATTGCTGATATTTTGTCAGCACAAGGCAAACACTAACAAGGTTCTGACTAATTTAGCACCTTTAGTATGTGTTGTGTTGTATTCCTGGAGTA
Protein-coding sequences here:
- the arl6ip5a gene encoding ADP-ribosylation factor-like 6 interacting protein 5a, producing MEVKFAPLRAWDDFIFGSTRFAQPDFRDLAKWNNRVVSNLLFYQTNYFVVAVCVFLLIGFMNPLEIILGGAVVTVIFMGSVWASENKATIGNFKRQHPTFFVLAILMMSYFFISIIGGVMVFLLGITLPLFLIFVHSSLRLRNLQNKFENKMEEIGLKKTPMGILLNALGQEQEQISKIADILSAQGKH